A region from the Pelmatolapia mariae isolate MD_Pm_ZW unplaced genomic scaffold, Pm_UMD_F_2 NODE_ptg000618l+_length_19437_cov_1, whole genome shotgun sequence genome encodes:
- the LOC134623394 gene encoding zinc finger and BTB domain-containing protein 16-A-like, translating to MDLTKMGMIQLQNPNHPNSLLQKANQMRLAGTLCDVVIMVDSQEFHAHRTVLACTSKMFEILFHRSSQHYTLDFLSPKTFQQILEYAYTATLQAKVEDLDDLLYAAEILEIEYLEEQCLKILETIQSSDENDAEVNANDGSTEEDDERKGHNGAKNSKKHSMGSLYLSGTQQVSNMPGIVDQSPSVSTSFGVSTLSPTKAAVDSLMSIGQSLLQQGFGGEQLVHGNSNQLMTEIKTEMMQVDMGGNGHESPQNMESSASSNGERSGEDRNRDGPGTPTRSSVITSARELHYVRDEGMGDSQGEVSQMGVEAMAGMTEKHLASLYSLPVNHKSDAMMSMPVSMASALPMSPALAMSMDFSAYGGLLPQSFIQREFFSKLGELAVGMKPDGRNQHERCNVCGAELPDNEAVEQHR from the coding sequence ATGGATTTAACTAAAATGGGTATGATCCAGCTTCAGAACCCCAACCACCCCAATTCCCTGCTGCAGAAGGCCAACCAGATGCGTCTGGCTGGAACTCTGTGCGACGTGGTCATCATGGTAGACAGCCAGGAGTTTCACGCTCACAGGACTGTGCTAGCCTGCACCAGCAAaatgtttgaaatcctctttcaCCGCAGCAGCCAGCATTATACCCTGGACTTCCTATCACCAAAGACTTTTCAGCAGATTTTGGAGTATGCTTACACTGCCACGCTCCAGGCCAAGGTGGAGGACTTGGATGACCTTCTGTATGCAGCCGAGATACTTGAGATTGAGTACTTAGAAGAGCAATGCCTGAAGATCCTGGAAACCATCCAGTCCTCAGATGAAAATGATGCTGAGGTCAACGCTAACGATGGAAGCACAGAGGAGGACGATGAGCGCAAAGGTCACAATGGAGccaaaaactcaaaaaagcATTCCATGGGGAGCCTCTATCTGTCAGGTACACAGCAAGTCTCTAACATGCCTGGGATCGTCGACCAGAGTCCCTCCGTCTCCACTTCCTTCGGTGTCTCCACCCTGAGTCCCACCAAAGCTGCTGTGGACAGTCTGATGAGCATCGGCCAGTCTCTGCTCCAGCAGGGCTTTGGTGGTGAACAACTAGTTCACGGCAACTCCAACCAACTGATGACAGAGATCAAGACTGAGATGATGCAAGTGGATATGGGCGGCAATGGCCATGAAAGCCCACAGAACATGGAGTCCAGTGCCTCCAGCAATGGAGAACGAAGTGGGGAGGACAGGAACAGAGATGGTCCCGGAACGCCAACCAGGAGCAGCGTGATCACCAGTGCCCGTGAGCTGCATTACGTCCGTGACGAAGGCATGGGCGACTCTCAAGGTGAAGTCAGTCAGATGGGGGTGGAAGCAATGGCTGGAATGACTGAGAAACATCTGGCCTCTCTCTACTCCTTACCTGTCAATCATAAATCAGATGCCATGATGTCCATGCCGGTATCCATGGCGTCCGCTCTGCCCATGTCCCCAGCCCTGGCTATGTCTATGGACTTCAGTGCCTATGGGGGACTCCTGCCTCAGAGTTTCATCCAGAGAGAATTCTTCAGCAAGCTTGGGGAGCTGGCAGTGGGCATGAAACCAGACGGCAGGAACCAGCATGAACGTTGCAATGTTTGCGGTGCAGAGCTACCAGATAATGAAGCTGTGGAGCAGCACAGGTAA